A single window of Leclercia adecarboxylata DNA harbors:
- the atpI gene encoding F0F1 ATP synthase subunit I yields MSVSLLSRNVARKLLFIQFLAVIASGLLFCLKDPFWGISAVSGGLAVVVPNMLFMIFAWRHQAHTPAKGRMAWSFALGEVCKVLLTFALLVVALAVFKVVFLPLIVTWVLVLAVQILAPAVINNKG; encoded by the coding sequence ATGTCTGTGTCGCTCTTGAGTCGAAACGTTGCTCGTAAGCTTCTGTTCATTCAGTTTCTGGCGGTGATAGCAAGCGGATTGCTGTTCTGCCTCAAAGACCCCTTCTGGGGCATCTCTGCGGTAAGCGGAGGTTTGGCAGTTGTTGTGCCGAATATGTTGTTTATGATTTTTGCCTGGCGTCATCAGGCGCATACACCTGCCAAAGGCCGCATGGCCTGGTCCTTCGCTCTGGGCGAAGTGTGTAAGGTGTTGCTGACCTTTGCCCTTCTGGTGGTGGCGCTGGCGGTTTTTAAAGTGGTATTTTTGCCGCTGATAGTGACGTGGGTTTTGGTGCTGGCGGTACAAATTCTGGCGCCAGCTGTAATCAATAACAAAGGGTAA